The Dioscorea cayenensis subsp. rotundata cultivar TDr96_F1 chromosome 18, TDr96_F1_v2_PseudoChromosome.rev07_lg8_w22 25.fasta, whole genome shotgun sequence genome includes the window tttcaaatttgaatttctcaACTCACAATATACAAAATCCACTCAACTTGCAGGAGTAGTTGCCACCACCTTTGACTAACAAAGGGCatcacttttataaaaataaataaattagtaaaattaattatacaaacaTCAAGGGCTCCAAATCAAGTATTTAAAAAGTAATAGTGATcaacaacaaatatttatataattaatcctTTAAAAGGATTTAAAGATCATCAATTCCCATATACACTATGTATGTATTAATTGAGATACAAACAGGGAGGAGAGTGAGTGAAAAAGAGATCATCATCTCACCACCTCACTGAAAAAAGGGccacaaaaaaaaacagtaaaggACCTAATTGACATACAAATATAATTTCAAGGACCAAATTAGCAAAGATAAGCTGATGATCTTCTAAGTAGTAGCAATAGTTCtccataaaaaagataaagctaGTAAATACCACAACTCTATAATCTaaaaaagcatttattttgaagCGTGTGGGCCCAACCCTAGCCACTGCTTGCTCTCCTCCGGCTTCGCCGCCGGCCGGCCGCCGCCGTTCACTTCATATGGCGCCTTTGCATTAACCCTGTTATTCATAACCATTAgcaatttatttcattaataaaaaataaatttaaaattttgcacatatatatacacatgacttgaaatatttatatatttttattaattattaaatgacgtgaaaaaatgttaaaaacttTCGTGAAACTAAATAGAATTTGTGGAGAATTACGTACCGGTCCTTTCTCTTCTCAAGAAAACGATGGAGTGAAGCTCTCCTTGCAATCGGCATCTCTGTTGTAAACACACAGTAAATAACACAAAACTCAGGGACCATTCTGACAAATGTATAAACATTTACACAAAAACCcctattcttcttcttaattcaaaagcacacacaaaaaaaaaaagagttttacaCTTTTACCGGTGCCACTGGCTTGATTCAAACAAGGCGGCCGAACGGCGGCAGCCGGAGGAGCAACGGGCGTCGACGGAAGTGTACTGTTTGAAGGAGAGACGCTTTTAATTGGCTCACCGGCGATCACCGGAGCCTCAGCAGGCGTGCTCGTTTTGCCAGCAAGATTCAGTAAATCCATGGCTTTGCTCGCCGGAAAGTTGTCAAAGACGATAACTTTCCCGCCATAAAATATAGTCAACTGAGGTTTCTCTAATTcccttaaaaataatttaaaaaacttcaCATAAATACTCAAAACTCAAAGGACCTCTTcgaaatatatatcaacaaagGGCATTTTGGGAATAAGGAGAAAACAAACCTAGAACCTTCCGCCAGAGCCGGAGCCGGCGCGAAGCCGGCGCGCTGGGGAAATAAGTTCAAATCCATCGCGTTTCCCTTGTGATTCTCGTTTCCCGCATCCCCTCCGGCGACTTCAACGCCGGGCAGCAAATTCATCGTCTTAACTAAATaaatccccaaaaaaaaaaaaaaattagacaatataaacaattaaaaataaaaagagaaggaaaagggaTGGTAATAGAGACCACGATGATGGAGATCGAGGGGATTTGGGGCGGAGATCCCGAGGGAGAGATCGGGGAAGGAGGATGAAGGCTTTCGATCTTTGAGGAACTGGCTCAAGAGGTTGCAGGTGAGGGTGAAGGTGGAAGCGGGTTTCTCCGGCTTCTTGGAAACCTCATCGGACGGGGATGTCGACATGAAAGGTAATCTCAccggcgaagaagaagaagaagaggatgagtgaattggattggattggattggattggattggtTGTGCTTTGCGTTGCTTCCCCGTCTTCTCTTttgtattataataattatttttattttatttatttatttattgttattaatttggGGGGATTTCTGAGTGACTTTGTAATGTAACGTGTTTATAAAGACAGGTCCGTGATGATGTCGTGTTGGGGATTTAAAACACGTGATTTAATTGGAAAGAGGAGGaggacttcttcttcttctttttattattattcttcttttttctttactttattaattatttatttattgaaaatgaataaaatattatgagaaaagtaaacaaaaaggACTAATGTTAGGTTCATGCCTATCTTGTAAACAGCCTCCACTACCATGTGcggatatatattattatatatttatttatttatttatttattatgaagttTAGACTGTTTAGTTTTTAATGATGAAactgaaaacataaaatcacCACCAAGACAAACAACACAGAGATAACCCCACTAACTATGGATCAAAAACtgtaaaatacaaaaagaagatCGAGAAATCTCCACCAGATCATATTAAAAGATTCATTATCTTGTGTCTTGGTCAACGTATTTCTCGGAAGATGGCACCCTCGTAATCTCCTCCACATGCGTGCCTGAAAACTCCAAGCTACGTTGAACAATCGACATAAAAGCTTCTGGCTTCTCTTTAATACCCTCGGAAGTTGctgaaaaaccaaaataaaagtatatgATTAATCTTTAGACTGTTTAGTGATATGAAgttatttaatgtaaaaaatgttagatattgaatgttgttatttttaaattgagagTTTCATTGAGAttgttcaaaaaataataagtagttttgcattattttcccaatttaaaaatacacaatACTATtgaaatgtaataataataatcttaatttttttgtttatagagTAGATAAACACAGgtttattaaataattgaaaattagtacaaataaaaaaaataattaatttaactatatatatatcatatatacatCTGATAAAGAAATTGGGAGTAAGACTCCGTGTTCATTAGCGATGTATCTATagctcaattaaaaatatcaaaacataaataaaaaaaatactcaagaACTAATTGACAAGAATGAATCATCCATTAAAAATGCCATAGTGACTAGCAAATCTCTAGACCTCAATActgttaatttgtttttgagGATGAGAAggttttatagaagattcatgAAGTACAAAATTATTAGAAGTATATTGATGAGATAAAGAGAGGTTTCTTTGTAAGTTTGTATGCTTCctttgtttatatgttttctATATAACTCTCATAATTgcatatagattttttttttatttattaaaaactctTGGCGTTAGTTAAACACTTAAATAgagatattataaataaataattttattataaataataagaatcaAATTTATGATTAAAATGTTCAATAAATATTCTATATTCCCTATTTAACACACTATATATAGTTTCCTACACGTCtcatcttcattgtttttcttaCAACACCgtctataaaaattattattattatttaaaaactatgtaCTTGCTAAGCTTTTATTTGCATACAATATATTCTGTCTACAatttaaatagatttatttaataaaataaataattatttgttttgccAACAATCTCTTAGTTTATTGGTACTAGATGATATTTGTCTTCATACCAAGAAAACAAGTTCAAATCACAATTTATACAAGGTAAAAGCACATGTAAGTTGAGAtactattaaaatttaataataataataataaccttaatataaatatacattataaattaaataaaccacaactttgttaaataattaaaaattagttcacacaaataaaataattgatataattatataaatcacaTATATAGATGATGAATAAAACTGAACGTGTTCACTAGCGATGAATCTAGCTAGATCccaataaaaaacacaaaaatataattaaaaaatatatatgacacTCAAGAAACAATCGATGAGGTGAATCATCCATTAAAAAAGCCAAAGTGGCCAGCAAATTTCTTGACCTCAGTACTGTTCATTTGTCTTTGATGATGTGGAGGTTTTATTGAAGATTCATGAAGTACAAAATTATTGGAAACATATTGATGAGATAATGAGAGGTTTCCTTGTATGTTTGCCATCTTGTATATATGTTTTCCTTATAACTCTCATAATTGCatgtagttatttttttaatttattaaaactatTGCCATTagttaaaacttaaataaagatattttaaataaataaatttattttaaaaataagaatcaaaattatgattaaaatattcaataaatgcCTTTATTTCCTGTTTAACATACTATATTTACGTATATATACTCAACCTCAGcgcaatgatatatatatatatatatatttttgacagCATAGACAAATTATCTCAACATGCACCCTAAACTCCTCAAAATTGAACcctagattatatatataagagtaaATAGTAAAACCGTTCATCTACCGGGATAATGGTGTGGTAATGACATGATTGGGGTCATGTGCAACTATAATGAAACTagtgtttacatatatatatatatatatatatatattttgtaagctCGGTTTAGTCCTACGTTGAATCAAATGAGAACGAGTCAATGTATATTTATATGGATGATAACCTCACTATATTTCGGcgatttttttagaattatgaGTCCCCCATTATGTGCATCATTAATTATGTTTTCGTTGAGAGTAGGTTTGGGGCTCACCAACAGAGAGTTTTGACCATTGACAAAACATAAGTAAAGTGTCATCTCTGAGTGAAACACTGTTGATTGAAAACATATCTTACTTGACAAAAATATCGGATCTGATCAAAAGAAATATTATAAGTCTCATTTAATTTTACATCCTCATATGATAATTTTACCCAATTGGATCAGTTTTTTAgtatatatgataattttacCCAATTGGATCAGTCTTCTAGTGTTGTGGGTCTTTTATTGtgtgtattaatatattattctaAATGCATGAATAAGTATCGTTATATGGGTATAATGCATTTTTAATTACGGAAAAATTATGCATATGAGCAATTATTAcagttcaaataaaaattatttacaatcaCAGCGAAAAAGATAGTCATCAAATGAGCaattatttacaatttaatCATCATGAGAATTTGGAACTTTATTTTCAAtagtggtttttttaaaaaaaatactataaataatattattaagttcatataataattaaaaattccaagctttcacacttctcatcttcattgttttttttttctttttttagaaaacGACAAGCACCAAAATCCAGAGACATACACATATAAGGAGCAAGGCTTAATGCCAACCCACGTGCTCCTATCTTACGTAGGATATGAGATTCAAtccactacaaaaaaattgcattctacaaacaaataaatatccaTAACTAACTTGCAAAGGGATAACATGTCTTGGTAATTTACAAACGGAGTTATCGGCCATTGTTAAAATAGAAATGGATTACCAACGGATGacatttatgtttcaaaagttgaAACGGATGTAAATTCCATTTGTAAAATTGAAACGGACTGCTAATTCGTTACTAATCAGTTAGTAATTAGTAACAAAACAAGTCCGTTGCTAAATTACGGTTTCTGATTCAACATCTTCTTGTAGTGATATCCCGAGTCCTCCACGAAATGAACGCTCTACGCAAGGGTTTTAATACCAATTGATCCAAAGACCgttaattcttataaaaaagctccaatatatatatatatatatgttttggaaaaaaacaaaCCTACGTACttgttttgtatttattgttttatagcAAGGTGGATAATATAATTTGTACAAGTTGGATTTTAAGTCTAGTGGCTCTTGTTTGGATAGCAATTATAGTGTCTACAATTTACGTAGATTTATTTATAGAACAaacaattatttgttttattttatttttataaatgtcctgttccacaatttttttttcatataaatacaCAGTGGttataagaaataaatactctattaaattttatttatttgtccgTCTTAATCAATtcatatctatttaaaaaataggttaaaattagttgttattttaaatttattaaaattatattaatattttaaaattatcctCATTTAAACccatcaatattttattaattatatattttattcttttactcTGTTTCAGTTTTCTAAACAATTGTAGAAAATGTATGAGtgtattaaaacttaaaaaaaaggtttaaaaaaatattcaatattatatatatatatatatttgaataatagaGTAGAATTAGATTCTGGATATATAGTGTATGAATAATATAGAAAACAGTACTACTAGGAGAGAAATTTGTACCCATTAtctcaatttttatattttggtgtcataccatcaGACTATTCGATggttaaatatttaatagatttttaaaattaatacatagaaaaaaaaattctaaaatgaagtaaataaaaacagaacggaaggaatattatgatttttgacAAATATAGGGGTATGgctgaaattaaaatttggtagggtttgaaatgtaaaaaaacgaaagaaagaaagaaaaagcgCGGAAGAAGGACGAGATGGAGGGAGttgttgaataataataataataataataataataaataagcgCGTTGGACTTTTAAGGGCGGGAAATGTATGAATGCATTGAAATTCGTGGCAAGTTGATGATGATATAATTGACGTTGATGCTGACTTCCACTGTCCAAAAAGCAGCCGACTCTTTGTTCCCCCCACTATGcaacattatttttttgattcattTCACCATATGCATCccccttctttttattttttatttttatttttttcaataaactaaaaattaaatatatatttttcgataatatattaattatatttattttttataagggTTGGAACTGATGTTTCCTCCTGTCTTGTTATTATctgttaattttatttcaatttatattaattttttctatacTATATGATAAATAccctcatttaaaattttaatccgTAATTAATATAAATGTGGAGTGCACTCACAAACTTAATAGTAACTTGTCTTCATCTTGCTTAAGTTTTGATCTCGAGGACTATTTTGAAATAAGAACTTTACGTAAacttatattgtttatttgtacttttcttttaacatgtgttttttatatacaaaaaattcaaatttaaaccaTCTATTTTAAGAAAATCCAACCTATTACTTAAACCAACTCgtcattataaaataatactgtatttaaaaactatatatatatatatatacgtatatacATGTGACTCAAATGTGTGGGAAAAGACTCattaaaatgtgtttttatgggaaaaaaattatctttaatgtgttaaatatttgaattgaaTGTCTACACTTCTATAAAACttgaatatacaaaaatatatatatatatatattttattttttattaaagatcaataaaagaaacatcttattttgaagatttttgtaaggaaacaaattaataaaatttatttactttttgacTAATATACAACGGTATACTTTAGACTTTGAAAAATGCTTTtgctttgtctttttttttctccggcctcttttaaaataaattaaattgttttacTTAGAAAAAAAACCTAGAAAACCCGTACAAACAACCCTAGTCAAGAGTGACCTAACGCTTTTatccacaaaataaataataataataataatcaaataaaataacaacGTGACATAAGGTTTTAGTAATTTAGTTATTGTGAAATTGCACCAAATttctttaatattaaatattttatcaatataaagaatatatatatatattaaataatattgagCTTACCGTGTAAATAGTAAAAACTCATTTTTGGTCAATTTAAATTAAGCTAAGcattgatttaaataaaatattaaaaaaatataaatattttaaattcaataatcagagttatttaaataataataattttttaatgaccGATCATATGGGTGCTGTGAACATGGCCGATAACATGATTTATGAGCCAATACATGATCAATTAACTaagtttcttttaatttgttttatcttttgctTTTATTGTGTACTTTATTGTTGGCCACTTTCCAttcttttatcaatatattataTGCGACTTGacccctttttattttattcattttttaacaaatgatgCACATGTTTTTGCTAGAGAAGTTTTAAACTGGAATATTTATGAGATTAGACAATGGTTGTTGAAAGTAGTAAATGCATCTTatcatgataataataataatttatttatttaataaagacTATGAAAAAAAGAGGGGAACATTAAGGCCTTTTTAAGAGAAAACAATGGTGAGAATTAAAGGAAGATGTTTCTAGACAAAAATAACGAGGTTGTGCATTAAAACATGTGAAAATAACTTTATCTTTATTCTCTCTCGGAAAGACGAAATAATTCATACTATTATTCTCCAATATGTTAAGATAATCCAAAATGAAAGGTGTTTAATTGCTCATTTACAAATCACAAGCAAAAACCCAATcactaaattctaaaaatcaaaataactacTTATCACAAATTCATGttgttttatatgttattttttaatatctaaaagtatttattattatttttttaaattatctttaacattctatttaattcttttttttaaaatttaatattaaagagaaatgtgaatatataaattagtgataattttaaaaatatagttaatttttttataaaattttgtaaaataattaaatttttaagtatATGAAATTCGGTTAATCacgacatataaaaaaaatgaagagattaaTAAAATTCCAttctacataataataataataataataataataataataataataatataattgacAAGCCATTTATCGATGAGTTGATCTAttaacattaaatttttaacattgaatttctTACCTAAAATACTTATAATATTTACTAGAAAACCAGTTCTACCGACCTAACGTCAATGAAATACCATAGATGGGGAGCCTAGGATCATTCTAAACTATAATTTAGTGGTTCCGTACTAGTGTACGGTCCATAATCTTCATATTTATCTCTAATTTCTCTAAGGATTTGATATAATAAATCTAATTGACCTTGTAAGTTTGTACTAGAATAAAAATCAGTTTCTAGAATATATTGAGCATACTTAATAAGATAAATATCTCtaatgtaattatataattctACTAAAgccattaaaa containing:
- the LOC120281635 gene encoding protein TIFY 10a-like yields the protein MSTSPSDEVSKKPEKPASTFTLTCNLLSQFLKDRKPSSSFPDLSLGISAPNPLDLHHRVKTMNLLPGVEVAGGDAGNENHKGNAMDLNLFPQRAGFAPAPALAEGSRELEKPQLTIFYGGKVIVFDNFPASKAMDLLNLAGKTSTPAEAPVIAGEPIKSVSPSNSTLPSTPVAPPAAAVRPPCLNQASGTEMPIARRASLHRFLEKRKDRVNAKAPYEVNGGGRPAAKPEESKQWLGLGPHASK